In Thermococcus thioreducens, a genomic segment contains:
- a CDS encoding AAA family ATPase, which produces MLFDPRPKERREEMFDREEELEAILRGMGEYPITLIIGIRRVGKSSLLKAALNEYQGIGLYLDARRLYAAGSGNISASVITDELSRILIGRGRFGFLRGISIEKVNIGGIQIKPRDMGFMDILEVINRIGEKTGHKVILAFDEAQYLRFYGSRGGKDLLAAIAHAYDSMPNLGFVFTGSEVGLLHDFLGLDDYSSPLYGRIYEEVEVRPFPRELSEEFLRVGFSEVGLNVPQDDIKRAVDELDGIPGWLVEFGFNYWKKGDPEKALETTMAKARSMIREELLELERRSPRYALILRAVSIGLSRWSGIRDYVEAKSGPITNARLTNLLRNLEKMGWIKKENGGYRIIDPVVEKVLRE; this is translated from the coding sequence ATGCTCTTTGACCCGAGACCAAAGGAGAGAAGGGAGGAGATGTTTGACAGAGAGGAGGAACTTGAAGCCATCCTCAGAGGCATGGGGGAGTATCCAATAACCCTTATCATAGGAATCCGCCGCGTGGGTAAGAGCTCCCTTCTAAAGGCGGCCCTTAACGAATATCAGGGAATCGGACTCTACCTCGATGCCCGCAGGCTCTACGCGGCAGGGAGCGGAAACATAAGCGCCTCAGTGATAACGGACGAGCTCAGTAGAATACTCATTGGAAGGGGCCGTTTTGGATTTCTCCGGGGCATTAGCATTGAGAAGGTGAACATCGGGGGAATCCAGATCAAACCCCGCGACATGGGGTTTATGGACATCCTTGAGGTTATCAACAGAATTGGGGAAAAAACGGGCCATAAGGTCATCCTGGCCTTTGACGAGGCCCAGTATCTAAGATTCTACGGTTCCAGGGGCGGAAAGGATCTGCTGGCTGCCATAGCCCACGCCTACGACTCAATGCCTAACTTGGGTTTTGTATTCACAGGCTCGGAGGTTGGACTTCTCCACGACTTTCTGGGACTGGATGACTACTCAAGCCCCCTCTACGGAAGAATCTACGAGGAGGTTGAGGTCAGACCGTTTCCGAGGGAGCTTTCCGAGGAGTTCCTTAGGGTGGGCTTCTCGGAGGTTGGGTTGAACGTACCGCAGGATGACATCAAAAGGGCCGTTGACGAGCTGGATGGAATACCCGGATGGCTCGTTGAGTTTGGATTCAATTACTGGAAAAAGGGGGACCCAGAAAAGGCCCTGGAAACCACGATGGCAAAGGCGAGGAGCATGATACGGGAGGAGCTACTAGAACTTGAAAGGCGCTCCCCGAGGTACGCCCTCATCCTGCGTGCGGTCTCCATCGGACTATCGAGGTGGTCTGGGATAAGGGACTACGTGGAAGCAAAGAGTGGCCCCATAACGAACGCCAGGCTGACCAATCTCCTCAGGAACTTGGAAAAGATGGGGTGGATAAAGAAGGAGAACGGCGGATACAGAATAATAGACCCCGTGGTGGAAAAAGTGTTGAGGGAGTGA
- a CDS encoding dihydrodipicolinate synthase family protein, with protein MRGVIVPLVTPFNEDYSIDVPALEEHVEFLLKAGVHGVFINATTGEFTSLSTDEKKFLAEKGRELVTSAFYLVGTASSNTFEVIELTKHAQDIGADYAVIAPPYYCPLNDDALFRHYSIVAERTDIPIILYNIPSCANPLSVSLIKRLALEYSNIAGVKETIDSVNHVRDVILEVKGERKDFRVFTGLDQHFLNTLILGGDGGIMACANFAPEIHLAVWKAFQEKRFEDALGYARRLAKLSKVYDMASSFGSAIKLAMSVRGFSIKPVLRPPYMMDGDEVKEDIRKLLAEVLG; from the coding sequence ATGCGCGGCGTTATAGTACCCCTTGTGACACCTTTCAATGAGGACTATTCTATCGATGTTCCGGCCCTTGAGGAGCACGTTGAGTTCCTCCTGAAGGCTGGAGTGCACGGAGTATTTATCAACGCGACGACCGGAGAGTTCACGAGCCTGAGCACTGACGAGAAAAAGTTTCTGGCCGAGAAGGGACGAGAACTCGTAACCTCTGCCTTCTACCTCGTCGGCACCGCATCGTCAAATACTTTCGAGGTCATCGAGCTGACGAAGCATGCCCAGGACATAGGGGCTGACTACGCCGTTATAGCCCCGCCGTACTACTGTCCCCTCAATGACGATGCCCTTTTCAGGCACTACTCGATAGTCGCCGAGAGAACTGATATTCCTATTATACTCTACAACATCCCTTCCTGCGCCAATCCCCTCAGCGTTTCCCTCATCAAGCGCCTTGCCCTGGAGTACTCAAACATCGCAGGTGTAAAGGAGACGATAGACAGCGTTAACCACGTCCGCGATGTAATCCTTGAGGTGAAGGGAGAGAGAAAGGACTTCAGGGTCTTCACCGGTCTAGACCAGCACTTTCTGAACACCCTTATCCTCGGCGGCGACGGCGGTATAATGGCCTGCGCCAACTTCGCGCCTGAGATTCACCTCGCAGTGTGGAAGGCGTTTCAGGAGAAGCGCTTCGAGGATGCCCTTGGGTATGCCCGCAGACTGGCAAAACTGTCCAAGGTCTACGACATGGCTTCTTCCTTTGGCTCCGCGATAAAGCTGGCGATGTCGGTAAGGGGCTTCTCGATAAAACCCGTCCTCAGACCTCCATACATGATGGATGGAGACGAAGTGAAGGAGGATATAAGAAAACTGCTCGCCGAGGTGCTGGGCTAG
- the prf1 gene encoding peptide chain release factor aRF-1, which produces MSHKSAEMYELKKKVEELKSYRGRATELVSLYIPAGYDINKVMQQLREEYGTAQNIKSKSTRKNVLGALERAMQHLKLYRKTPETGLALFVGNVSEQEGVSDIKLWAVIPPEPLKVRLYRCDQTFVTEPLEEMLRVKDAYGLITVEKNEATIGLLRGKRIDVIDELTSNVPGKTRAGGQSARRYERIREQETHEFMKRIGEHANKAFLPLLEKGELRGIIIGGPGPTKEEFVEGDYLHHELRKKVIGVVDISYHGEYGLRELVEKASDILKDHEAVKERHLIQNFFRHLVKDTGMITYGEKEVRTALELGAVDTLLISEGYDKVRVRAKCNACGWSEEKTMSEQEFHIYRKKLTHCPKCGSQNISFEKWDVAEELIKMAEESGSEVEIISLDTDEGQQFYKAFGGLGAFLRYKIQ; this is translated from the coding sequence ATGTCTCACAAATCAGCCGAGATGTATGAACTCAAGAAAAAGGTGGAGGAACTCAAAAGCTATCGAGGTCGTGCGACCGAACTCGTCAGCCTGTATATCCCAGCGGGCTACGACATAAACAAAGTCATGCAGCAGCTCAGAGAGGAGTACGGAACGGCACAGAACATCAAGAGCAAATCCACGCGAAAGAACGTTTTGGGTGCACTGGAGAGAGCCATGCAGCACCTCAAGCTCTACAGGAAGACACCCGAAACGGGCCTGGCCCTCTTCGTCGGCAACGTCAGCGAGCAGGAAGGGGTAAGCGACATAAAGCTCTGGGCGGTGATCCCTCCCGAACCGCTCAAGGTCAGACTTTACCGCTGTGACCAGACCTTCGTTACCGAGCCCCTTGAGGAGATGCTCCGCGTTAAAGACGCCTACGGCCTGATAACGGTCGAGAAGAACGAAGCAACGATAGGCCTCCTGCGCGGGAAGAGGATAGACGTCATCGACGAGCTGACATCAAACGTTCCAGGAAAGACGAGAGCTGGAGGTCAGTCCGCGAGGCGTTACGAACGCATTAGAGAGCAGGAAACGCATGAGTTCATGAAGCGTATAGGTGAGCATGCCAACAAGGCCTTTCTCCCGCTCCTTGAGAAGGGCGAGCTGAGAGGTATAATCATAGGCGGCCCGGGGCCGACCAAGGAGGAGTTCGTTGAAGGCGACTACCTCCACCACGAGCTCAGGAAGAAGGTAATCGGTGTTGTTGACATAAGCTATCACGGCGAGTACGGGCTCAGAGAGCTCGTGGAGAAGGCCAGCGACATACTCAAAGACCATGAGGCCGTCAAGGAGAGGCATCTGATTCAGAACTTCTTCAGGCACCTCGTCAAGGACACAGGGATGATAACATACGGCGAGAAGGAAGTCAGAACCGCCCTTGAGCTCGGTGCCGTTGACACACTCCTGATAAGTGAGGGATACGATAAGGTCAGGGTTAGGGCGAAGTGTAATGCCTGCGGCTGGAGCGAGGAGAAAACGATGAGCGAGCAGGAGTTCCACATATACAGGAAGAAGCTCACTCACTGTCCAAAATGTGGAAGTCAGAACATCAGCTTTGAGAAGTGGGACGTTGCCGAGGAGCTTATAAAAATGGCGGAGGAGAGCGGCTCCGAGGTGGAGATAATCTCCCTTGACACGGACGAGGGCCAGCAGTTCTACAAGGCCTTTGGTGGATTAGGGGCCTTCCTCAGGTACAAGATTCAGTGA
- a CDS encoding pro-sigmaK processing inhibitor BofA family protein, which produces MVEILVFLLLLALVGYIVLKLTLAVVKWLAVNTIVGLVLIGLLNFLGVTNIEITPLSLLIVAVGGVLGVFILVLLSLV; this is translated from the coding sequence ATGGTTGAGATACTGGTTTTCCTCCTCCTGCTGGCCCTCGTCGGTTATATAGTCCTTAAGCTGACGCTGGCGGTAGTGAAGTGGCTGGCCGTCAACACGATAGTTGGGCTCGTCCTTATAGGGCTCCTCAACTTCCTGGGAGTAACAAACATCGAAATAACACCACTGAGCCTGCTGATAGTTGCCGTCGGTGGCGTTTTGGGGGTCTTCATCTTAGTGCTGTTATCCCTCGTATAG
- a CDS encoding HEAT repeat domain-containing protein has product MGFLSFGSKKDKIKKLIERERFDEIVSMAVKDKKALNALIELLDDPAPGIRGDALLLLGMVIEQRGEVIEPHVGKILPKAIELTKNRNPYVKENAMILSYEITRRFPGKVMGLRDTIVEDLINELREGDKNTKGFALILLGEIGAVGAKEYIEELVNVEDKVILPFEGKKWVPLGEIAKEALEKL; this is encoded by the coding sequence ATGGGATTCCTCTCCTTTGGCTCAAAAAAAGATAAAATAAAAAAACTCATAGAAAGAGAGCGCTTCGACGAGATTGTATCAATGGCAGTAAAGGATAAAAAGGCCCTGAATGCACTCATCGAGCTTCTGGATGATCCCGCTCCGGGTATTCGGGGAGATGCACTGCTCCTTCTAGGGATGGTGATTGAGCAGAGGGGGGAGGTTATCGAGCCCCACGTGGGAAAGATACTCCCAAAAGCCATTGAGTTAACCAAGAACAGGAACCCCTACGTAAAGGAAAATGCAATGATTTTATCGTATGAAATCACACGCAGATTTCCTGGTAAGGTAATGGGTCTCAGGGACACCATCGTTGAGGATCTCATAAATGAACTGAGGGAAGGGGACAAAAATACTAAAGGATTCGCTTTAATACTCCTGGGAGAGATCGGTGCAGTTGGAGCCAAGGAGTACATTGAAGAGCTAGTCAACGTTGAGGACAAGGTGATACTCCCATTCGAGGGTAAAAAGTGGGTTCCCCTGGGGGAGATAGCAAAGGAGGCCCTCGAAAAGCTCTGA
- a CDS encoding class III signal peptide-containing protein, with product MKRKAQGAIEYLFMIAAALIIILIVVRQLRGRTQSATSTIGNASQELNTTLGELNKSG from the coding sequence ATGAAGAGGAAGGCCCAGGGTGCCATCGAGTACCTGTTTATGATTGCGGCTGCCCTGATAATAATCCTGATTGTGGTCAGGCAGCTTAGAGGTAGGACTCAGAGTGCCACTAGCACCATAGGAAACGCCAGCCAGGAACTGAACACTACTCTTGGCGAGCTGAATAAGAGCGGCTGA
- a CDS encoding site-2 protease family protein: MPRGIYECINCKHRETLDSTEALLEKSCPVCGGDMVLVEFQTDSDELALQTAHQPKSPALPETLESKLREFYLVDLERIEGNVFVFKVREILESDFEKVLRELEEMGYWAALKKRDDGVMLFVFPAGEVKDDNKWLPWLFLIATILTTLLAGYYLSLTYIQVLDYYGIPGIRNPYINAIAFSISVMAILGTHELGHKIAAAYHGVRATMPYFIPFPSMLGTLGAVIRVKSPLPTRNAAIDLGVSGPIAGFLVAIPVSIIGLRLSVPVPQNLIPQTQGGIAFGENLLFLLIEKYIVTFPENTVVFLHPVAIAGWVGILVTFLNLIPAAQLDGGHIARSFLGEKTHRYLTMVVGLVLIGMSFLWVGWLIWGMLVLLMGSAGNPGALDEVSPISKKRLALAILAFIIFVISATPRPLWVPG, translated from the coding sequence GTGCCAAGGGGAATCTACGAGTGCATCAACTGCAAGCACAGGGAAACGCTGGATTCCACTGAAGCCCTTCTCGAAAAGAGCTGTCCCGTTTGCGGAGGAGACATGGTTCTTGTTGAGTTTCAAACCGATTCCGATGAACTTGCCCTCCAGACGGCCCATCAACCAAAGTCCCCAGCACTTCCAGAGACCCTTGAGAGCAAGCTCAGAGAGTTCTACCTCGTTGATCTGGAGAGAATAGAGGGCAATGTTTTCGTTTTCAAGGTTCGTGAGATCCTTGAGAGCGATTTTGAAAAGGTTCTGCGGGAACTGGAGGAAATGGGGTACTGGGCAGCCCTCAAAAAGCGTGATGATGGTGTCATGCTTTTCGTATTTCCCGCGGGGGAAGTGAAAGATGACAACAAGTGGCTCCCCTGGTTGTTCCTGATAGCCACAATCCTCACCACCCTACTTGCGGGATATTACCTTTCATTAACATACATTCAAGTTCTGGACTATTACGGTATTCCCGGGATACGGAATCCCTACATCAATGCCATCGCGTTTTCGATAAGTGTTATGGCAATACTCGGCACCCACGAGCTTGGACACAAGATAGCAGCTGCATATCACGGCGTTAGAGCGACGATGCCGTATTTCATACCCTTCCCAAGCATGCTTGGAACTCTGGGAGCGGTGATACGGGTTAAGTCCCCCCTGCCCACAAGAAACGCCGCCATAGACTTGGGGGTCAGCGGTCCAATAGCGGGTTTTTTAGTTGCGATTCCAGTTAGTATAATCGGCCTCAGACTCTCGGTTCCGGTGCCCCAAAACTTAATTCCTCAAACCCAGGGGGGAATAGCCTTCGGTGAGAACCTTCTGTTCCTGCTCATTGAGAAGTATATCGTTACGTTCCCCGAGAACACTGTCGTGTTCCTTCATCCGGTTGCCATCGCTGGATGGGTTGGAATCTTGGTGACGTTTTTGAACCTCATTCCAGCGGCCCAGCTGGATGGAGGACACATTGCCCGCTCATTCCTCGGTGAAAAGACCCATCGATATCTTACGATGGTCGTGGGGCTTGTTCTTATTGGCATGAGCTTTCTCTGGGTCGGCTGGCTTATATGGGGCATGCTGGTCCTCCTGATGGGTTCAGCCGGCAATCCTGGTGCGCTTGATGAGGTCTCCCCAATTTCAAAGAAGCGGCTTGCGCTTGCGATTCTGGCGTTTATAATCTTCGTAATCTCGGCAACGCCGAGACCCCTGTGGGTCCCCGGCTAG
- a CDS encoding DUF126 domain-containing protein has product MMLKGRKIVGGKAEGELVVSQKPLSFLGGVDPETGIVTDAESDIRGQSIAGKILAFPRGKGSTVGSYVIYALKKNGKAPKAIIVGEAETIVATGAIIAGIPMVDGIDVSKLITGKRARVDADSGLVEIEE; this is encoded by the coding sequence ATGATGCTCAAAGGCAGAAAAATAGTCGGTGGAAAGGCGGAGGGAGAACTGGTAGTCTCCCAAAAACCCCTATCATTCCTAGGTGGAGTTGACCCCGAAACAGGAATTGTGACGGACGCTGAAAGCGATATACGGGGACAGAGCATAGCCGGGAAAATACTCGCCTTTCCGCGCGGTAAGGGCTCAACTGTAGGTTCATATGTCATCTATGCTCTAAAGAAGAACGGAAAGGCCCCAAAGGCAATAATCGTCGGCGAGGCCGAGACAATAGTTGCTACGGGTGCAATAATAGCCGGGATACCCATGGTGGACGGAATAGATGTCTCAAAGCTCATCACCGGAAAACGTGCCCGTGTGGATGCCGACAGCGGGCTGGTCGAAATTGAGGAATAG
- a CDS encoding aconitase X catalytic domain-containing protein, translated as MYLTKEEELILTGEYGYALQKAMEILVALGEIYGADRLIPIKSAQIAGVSYKNIGKAGVEFLRDFVDAGAKVSVYTTLNPAGIGDEDFMEKQIEVLELYRRMGIEITSTCTPYYGANLPKFGDHLAWSESSAVSFANSILGARTNREGGPSSLAAAIVGKTPNYGLHLEENRKATIRISVEAKVETFVDYSALGYHLGKALGNDVPYFVGLNPKNPDFLKELGAAMAASGSIALYHVEGETPEYRNAIVDKIETITVEDSDIQAVREQFSDEWSEIDMILIGCPHASLAEIKEIAELLKMRGRPLRIPMFVTASRAVKALADSLGYTDIIERYNGRIIPDACFVVSPIKGWYRGIATNSGKSAFYFRSFGFSVRLDNVENLINNAP; from the coding sequence ATGTACCTGACAAAGGAAGAGGAGCTCATACTCACTGGGGAATACGGGTATGCGCTTCAAAAGGCGATGGAGATACTTGTCGCCCTCGGCGAGATATACGGTGCCGACAGGCTCATTCCGATCAAAAGCGCCCAGATAGCAGGTGTTTCGTACAAGAACATAGGGAAAGCGGGTGTTGAATTCCTCCGTGATTTTGTGGATGCAGGTGCAAAGGTCAGCGTCTATACAACCCTGAATCCAGCAGGGATAGGTGACGAGGACTTTATGGAGAAGCAGATTGAGGTTCTTGAGCTCTACCGCAGGATGGGAATTGAGATAACCTCAACCTGCACACCTTACTACGGAGCGAATCTCCCAAAGTTCGGCGACCATCTGGCATGGAGTGAAAGCTCAGCCGTCAGCTTTGCAAACTCCATCCTGGGGGCAAGGACAAACAGAGAAGGGGGGCCCTCAAGCCTGGCCGCGGCAATAGTTGGCAAGACCCCCAACTACGGCCTCCACCTGGAAGAAAACAGGAAGGCAACAATCAGGATCAGCGTTGAGGCCAAAGTCGAGACATTCGTTGACTACTCCGCCCTTGGCTATCACCTCGGAAAGGCTCTGGGAAACGATGTCCCCTACTTTGTTGGGTTGAATCCGAAAAATCCGGATTTTCTCAAAGAGCTCGGCGCTGCGATGGCCGCCAGCGGAAGCATAGCCCTCTACCATGTTGAGGGGGAAACTCCCGAATACCGCAATGCCATCGTAGACAAAATCGAGACGATAACGGTTGAGGACTCTGACATCCAAGCCGTCAGAGAGCAGTTCTCAGACGAATGGAGCGAAATTGACATGATACTCATAGGCTGTCCCCACGCATCCCTAGCGGAGATTAAAGAAATCGCAGAACTCCTCAAAATGCGGGGGAGACCTCTTAGAATCCCCATGTTTGTAACAGCCAGCAGGGCTGTTAAAGCTCTGGCGGACTCGCTTGGTTATACGGACATCATAGAGAGGTACAATGGCAGAATAATTCCGGATGCCTGTTTTGTGGTGTCCCCGATCAAGGGATGGTACAGGGGGATAGCGACCAACAGCGGAAAGAGCGCGTTCTACTTCCGTTCATTCGGCTTCAGCGTACGGCTGGATAACGTGGAGAACCTTATTAATAACGCTCCGTGA
- a CDS encoding LAGLIDADG family homing endonuclease encodes MGDGSIHKKSNGRYLIKLKVVDKEFAEAFASSLESLGIKATLGFERDSTRVDRFYVEGSNKTLFQLLSSSKENLFFLAEKYPREFLRGFLIVKGSQRYTQENPLRLKLVW; translated from the coding sequence ATGGGTGATGGTAGTATCCACAAGAAAAGCAATGGACGCTACCTTATCAAACTTAAAGTTGTTGATAAAGAGTTTGCGGAGGCGTTTGCCAGCTCCCTTGAAAGTCTCGGGATCAAAGCCACTCTGGGTTTTGAAAGGGATTCAACGCGCGTGGACAGGTTTTATGTTGAAGGGAGCAACAAGACATTATTTCAACTCTTGAGTAGTTCAAAAGAGAATTTGTTTTTCTTGGCCGAAAAATATCCGAGGGAATTCCTCAGGGGATTTTTGATAGTGAAGGGTTCCCAACGATATACGCAGGAAAATCCTTTGAGGTTAAAGTTGGTGTGGTGA
- a CDS encoding 30S ribosomal protein S15 translates to MARIHARKRGKSGSKRPPRTAPPTWVEYTAEEVEGLVIKLRKEGYSAAMIGTILRDQYGIPSVKLITGKKITKILEENGLAPEIPEDLMALIRKAVKLRKHLEMHPKDKHSRRGLQLTESKIRRLVKYYRRTGKLPAKWRYDPEQAKLLVR, encoded by the coding sequence ATGGCAAGGATACACGCGAGAAAGAGGGGTAAGTCTGGTTCTAAGAGGCCACCGAGGACCGCTCCACCGACCTGGGTCGAGTACACGGCGGAGGAGGTCGAGGGGCTCGTTATCAAGCTCAGGAAGGAAGGCTACAGCGCTGCCATGATAGGGACGATCCTCAGGGACCAGTACGGCATTCCGAGCGTCAAGCTCATCACCGGCAAGAAGATAACCAAGATCCTTGAGGAGAACGGCCTCGCCCCGGAGATCCCGGAGGACCTCATGGCCCTCATCAGGAAGGCCGTCAAGCTCAGGAAGCACCTTGAGATGCACCCGAAGGACAAGCACTCCAGGAGAGGTCTCCAGCTCACCGAGAGCAAGATCAGGAGGCTCGTCAAGTACTACAGGAGAACCGGCAAGCTGCCCGCCAAGTGGCGCTACGATCCGGAGCAGGCCAAGCTCTTGGTCCGCTGA
- a CDS encoding DHHA1 domain-containing protein, whose amino-acid sequence MDRGAFLEKAREGAELIGMHIELGHTIRIVSHRDADGITAGAVLAKAVAREGGSFQLSIVKQLSEELIKELAAEKHRIYVFTDLGSGSMELIERYLDFATVVVADHHPPEKEEFSTDSHVLVNPVPFGANSVRDLSGSGVAYFVAREMNERNMDMAYIALVGAVGDMQEIDGTFHGLNLDIIEYGRKLDILEIRKELRLFGRESRPLYQMLAYATHPEIPEITGDERRAIEWLRAKGFDPDMKYWQLREEEKRKLHDALVIHLIKHGAPKEAIDRLIGDVVISPLYPEGDPRHEAREFATLLNATGRLNAGTLGVAICLGDEDAYRKARKMLEDYKREQIEARKFLIQNWSMADEGEHAYVFYAGRNIRDTLVGIAANIAINAGLADPEKPVVVLADSDEDPDLVKGSARTTEKALAKGYHLGEALREVAEKLGGEGGGHAIAAGIRFPKDRIDEFIRLFNEALGRQVGGKSGED is encoded by the coding sequence ATGGACAGGGGCGCTTTCTTGGAGAAGGCCCGCGAGGGAGCAGAGCTAATCGGGATGCACATCGAGCTAGGGCACACTATCAGGATAGTCTCCCATCGAGACGCCGATGGTATAACCGCCGGGGCGGTTCTTGCCAAGGCCGTTGCCAGGGAAGGGGGGAGTTTCCAGCTCAGCATAGTCAAACAGCTCAGCGAGGAGCTCATAAAGGAGCTTGCTGCAGAGAAGCACAGAATATACGTCTTTACCGACCTTGGAAGCGGTTCCATGGAGCTGATAGAGCGGTATCTCGACTTCGCCACGGTTGTCGTCGCAGACCACCACCCCCCTGAGAAGGAGGAGTTTTCCACGGACTCTCACGTGCTGGTAAACCCCGTTCCCTTTGGCGCCAACAGTGTTCGAGACCTCAGCGGTTCTGGCGTCGCCTACTTCGTGGCCAGGGAGATGAACGAGAGGAACATGGACATGGCCTATATCGCCCTCGTCGGTGCCGTCGGAGATATGCAGGAAATAGACGGAACCTTCCACGGTCTTAACCTCGATATCATTGAGTACGGCAGGAAGCTGGATATCCTGGAAATCAGAAAGGAGCTCCGCCTCTTCGGAAGGGAGAGCAGGCCGCTCTATCAGATGCTGGCTTACGCCACCCACCCGGAGATCCCAGAGATAACCGGCGACGAAAGGAGGGCCATAGAATGGCTCCGGGCTAAGGGCTTCGACCCTGACATGAAGTACTGGCAGTTGAGGGAAGAGGAAAAGAGGAAACTCCACGACGCTCTTGTGATTCACCTCATCAAGCACGGTGCCCCCAAAGAGGCCATAGACAGGCTCATAGGGGATGTTGTTATAAGCCCCCTCTATCCCGAGGGCGATCCACGGCACGAGGCCAGGGAGTTCGCGACGCTCCTCAACGCCACCGGTCGCTTAAACGCCGGAACCCTGGGCGTTGCCATATGCCTCGGCGACGAGGATGCTTACCGAAAGGCAAGAAAGATGCTGGAGGACTACAAGCGGGAGCAAATCGAGGCAAGAAAGTTCCTCATCCAGAACTGGAGCATGGCCGACGAGGGAGAGCATGCGTACGTCTTCTACGCCGGCAGGAACATAAGGGACACGCTCGTGGGCATAGCGGCCAACATAGCGATAAACGCCGGCCTCGCCGACCCGGAGAAGCCCGTCGTTGTGCTGGCCGATAGCGACGAGGATCCAGACCTCGTAAAGGGCTCCGCCAGAACCACAGAGAAGGCATTGGCCAAGGGCTACCACCTGGGAGAGGCGCTCAGAGAAGTTGCAGAGAAGCTCGGCGGTGAAGGGGGCGGCCACGCTATCGCAGCGGGAATCCGCTTCCCTAAGGACAGGATAGACGAGTTCATACGGCTGTTCAACGAGGCGCTTGGAAGGCAGGTGGGGGGAAAGAGCGGTGAAGATTGA
- a CDS encoding KEOPS complex subunit Pcc1, whose translation MKIEARAEIVWHYGDPGRAGAIAEALEVDNVGLPESLKKSLNVLTRWENGDVITKVKYSGEIETLIKALDDLVFSIKIAEDVTEKV comes from the coding sequence GTGAAGATTGAGGCCAGGGCGGAGATAGTCTGGCACTACGGCGATCCTGGAAGGGCGGGGGCCATAGCCGAGGCACTGGAAGTGGACAACGTGGGCCTTCCTGAAAGCCTAAAGAAAAGTTTAAATGTGCTAACCCGATGGGAAAATGGGGACGTCATAACAAAGGTTAAATACTCGGGTGAGATTGAGACACTCATCAAAGCGCTGGACGATTTGGTGTTTTCAATCAAAATCGCCGAAGATGTTACCGAAAAGGTGTGA
- a CDS encoding 30S ribosomal protein S3ae: protein MAKGNPRKRAAATKDKWKMKEWYIVYAPDFFGSKEIGLTPADEPEKVIGRVIETTLKDLTGDFTKGQVKLYFQIYDVKGQNAYTKFKGHTLARSYIRSLVRRRTTRVDGIFNITTKDGYKLRVMGMVIAYRRIQTSQERAIRKIIQDIIYKKAEELNYKDFILEAVSGKMAAEIAKEARKIYPIKRAEIRKIKVLAEPEA, encoded by the coding sequence ATGGCAAAGGGTAACCCTAGGAAGAGGGCTGCTGCTACCAAGGATAAGTGGAAGATGAAAGAGTGGTACATAGTTTACGCTCCGGACTTCTTCGGAAGCAAGGAGATCGGCCTCACTCCTGCCGACGAGCCGGAGAAGGTCATCGGTCGCGTTATAGAGACCACCCTCAAGGATCTCACCGGTGACTTCACCAAGGGCCAGGTCAAGCTCTACTTCCAGATCTACGACGTCAAGGGCCAGAACGCCTACACCAAGTTCAAGGGCCACACCCTCGCTAGGAGCTACATAAGAAGCCTCGTCAGGAGGAGAACCACCAGGGTTGACGGCATATTCAACATCACCACCAAGGACGGCTACAAGCTCCGCGTCATGGGCATGGTCATCGCCTACAGGCGCATCCAGACCAGCCAGGAGAGGGCCATCAGAAAGATTATCCAGGACATCATCTACAAGAAGGCCGAAGAACTCAACTACAAGGACTTCATCCTTGAGGCCGTCAGCGGCAAGATGGCTGCTGAAATAGCCAAGGAAGCCAGGAAGATATACCCGATCAAGAGGGCCGAGATCAGGAAGATCAAGGTTCTCGCCGAGCCGGAGGCCTGA